The Trichosurus vulpecula isolate mTriVul1 chromosome 3, mTriVul1.pri, whole genome shotgun sequence genome includes a window with the following:
- the LOC118843395 gene encoding zinc finger protein 260-like, with protein sequence MAPGSGRAPAQQTVTFKDVAVDFTQEEWGLLDHPQKELYKEVMVENAQNLLSLGFPVPREDVISYFEQREAPWMLEQEGLRSLCPEREIRLEVKKTPAVLNLSVEETQEQRLMGDGPCDFTWREISALQWGIHTGEKHYECNQCGKDFTVSSSLRVQENIHTGEKPYECNQCRKAITNMANLRGHQGIHSGEKTYERNQCGKAFKKRVNLIVHHRIHTGENSYDCNQCGKAFTQRTHLNEHLKNHTGEKPYECNQCGKTFTRRYHLMVHQRIHTGEKPFECNQCGKAFTQRANLTPHQRIHTGEKPFECNQCGKAFTKRANLTVHQRSHLNKPLKNHTGEKCHECNWCGKTFTRRYHLMLHQRIHTGEKPFECNQCGKTFARRANLTLHQRIHTGEKPFECNQCRKAFTTRDKLGLHQKIHTGEKSYECNQCGKAFTQRTNLTLHQRTHTGEKLYECNQCGKAFSHRSCLANHQRIHTGEKPYECNQCGKAFRVCSTLRIHQNIHTGEKPYKCNQCGMAFRVSSRLRIHQNIHTGEKPYECNQCGKAFRISSSLRIHQNIHTGEKPYECNQCGKAFTQRTHLNKHQRIHTGEKPYECNQCGKAFSVRSSLRIHQNIHTGEKPYECNQCGKGFTQRIHLNKHHRIHTGEKP encoded by the exons ATGGCCCCCGGGAGCGGCCGAGCCCCAGCCCAG CAGACAGTGACATttaaggatgtggctgtggacttcacccaggaggagtggggcctcttggaccaTCCTCAAAAGGAATTGTACAAGGAGGTCATGGTGGAGAATGCCCAGAACCTGCTCTCCCTGG GGTTTCCAGTTCCCAGAGAAGATGTGATCTCCTATTTTGAGCAAAGGGAAGCACCATGGATGCTGGAGCAAGAAGGCCTGAGGAGCCtctgtccag aaagagaaatcagactTGAAGTGAAGAAGACTCCTGCAGTCCTAAACCTTTCTGTGGAAGAAACTCAGGAGCAAAGATTGATGGGTGATGGTCCCTGTGACTTCACTTGGAGAGAAATCTCTGCTCTTCAATGgggaatccacactggagagaaacattatgaatgcaatcaatgtggaaaggattTCACAGTCAGCTCCAGTCTTAGAGTACAAGAGAACATCCACAcgggagagaaaccttatgaatgtaatcagtgtagAAAGGCTATTACAAACATGGCCAACCTTAGAGGACATCAGGGAATCCACTCTGGAGAGAAAACTTATGAacgtaatcagtgtggaaaggcttttaaaaagaGGGTGAATCTTATTGTACACCATaggatccacactggagagaattCTTATGattgtaatcaatgtggaaaggcttttacacagAGGACTCATCTTAATGAACATCTGAAAaaccacactggagagaaaccttatgaatgtaatcaatgtggaaagacttttacacgGAGGTACCATCTTAtggtacatcagagaatccacactggagagaaaccttttgagtgtaatcagtgtggaaaggcttttacacagAGGGCCAATCTTACcccacatcagagaatccacactggagagaaaccttttgagtgtaatcagtgtggaaaggcttttacaaaGAGGGCGAATCTTACTGTACATCAGAGGAGTCATCTTAATAAACCTCTGAAAaaccacactggagagaaatgtCATGAATGTAATtggtgtggaaagacttttacacgGAGGTACCATCTTATgctacatcagagaatccacactggagagaaaccttttgagtgtaatcaatgtggaaagacttttgcACGGAGGGCCAATCTTAccctacatcagagaatccacactggagagaaaccttttgagtGTAATCAGtgtagaaaggctttcacaaCTAGGGACAAGCTTGGCttacatcagaaaatccacactggagagaaatcttatgaatgtaatcagtgtggaaaggcttttacacagAGGACCAATCTTACCCTACATCAGAGaacccacactggagagaaactttatgaatgcaatcagtgtggaaaggctttttcACACAGATCCTGTCTAGCGaaccatcagagaatccacactggagagaaaccttatgaatgcaatcagtgtggaaaggccttcagagtGTGCTCCACTCTCAGAATACATCAGAacatccacactggagagaaaccttataaatgcaaTCAGTGTGGAATGGCCTTCAGAGTCAGCTCCAGACTAAGAATACATCAGAacatccacactggagaaaaaccttatgaatgtaatcaatgtggaaaggctttcagaattAGCTCCAGTCTGAGAATACATCAGAacatccacactggagagaaaccttatgaatgtaatcagtgtggaaaggcttttacacagAGGACTCATCTtaataaacatcagagaatccacactggagagaagccttacgaatgtaatcagtgtggaaaggcttttagcgTTAGATCCAGTCTTAGAATACATCAGAacatccacactggagagaaaccttatgaatgtaatcagtgtggaaaaggTTTTACACAGAGGATTCATCTTAATAAACATCacagaatccacactggagagaagccttag